A stretch of Bombus huntii isolate Logan2020A chromosome 7, iyBomHunt1.1, whole genome shotgun sequence DNA encodes these proteins:
- the LOC126867393 gene encoding zinc finger protein 121-like yields MKKWQILEFDGKPYYAFVPEDDTPLADEDIPEQIDEIGHEDEKQDLVKVECLYNEDELQYDSTDEKLYEDEDLLNRSAEQKEEEDVKPIILNGTIDEENDKTIGDIYQVKVQGSMVTIEKLTSGDIEEAKEVVEYQEVEHEEQEEQEMQEVYNDQEQLEQIDQVDPDDPDQIEQVEYLEEEILELPNNHVTPVKMRRKISRSPSSALKCKLCSEMFSSAISFRKHVAWTHKKKVCIQEDGAYICAVCDYRTLKKSLFAAHLERKHETWSRKRPNSMLFPCAACGFVCRSKHSLQSHFIRKHTDRYEHQCKFCPKKFKVKGDLTNHIRFHHKEKPINCPVCGKLCQNTGSLYVHQKWAHFKPKYECHICKRRMVTQENLDQHLLTQHEKREKIVCAECGKTFTKKDSFKRHMAVHTGCKPHSCLICNKPFARRSQLRQHLLIHTGKRPFVCDICGKAFTQKPGLICHRKTHPGPHPPLPVMPIADIVKEFTEGYVQEINARENEERIEEEA; encoded by the coding sequence ATGAAAAAATGGCAGATCCTGGAGTTCGACGGGAAGCCGTACTACGCGTTTGTACCTGAAGACGACACGCCACTAGCTGACGAAGATATTCCTGAACAGATAGACGAGATAGGACACGAGGATGAGAAACAGGACCTCGTCAAAGTCGAATGTCTTTACAACGAAGATGAACTACAGTACGATTCGACGGACGAAAAATTATACGAGGATGAAGATCTTTTAAACAGGAGTGCAGAgcagaaggaagaagaagatgtGAAACCGATAATTCTAAATGGCACGATTGATGAAgagaacgataaaacgattggagATATTTATCAGGTCAAAGTTCAAGGTAGTATGGTCACTATAGAGAAGCTGACATCCGGTGACATTGAAGAGGCGAAGGAAGTGGTGGAGTATCAAGAAGTGGAACACGAGGAGCAAGAGGAGCAAGAGATGCAAGAAGTCTATAACGATCAAGAGCAGTTGGAACAGATAGATCAAGTAGATCCGGATGATCCAGATCAGATAGAACAAGTGGAATACTTGGAGGAAGAGATCTTGGAGTTGCCAAATAATCATGTGACACCAGTGAAGATGCGTAGGAAAATTTCCAGAAGTCCGAGCAGTGCACTGAAATGCAAACTTTGCTCGGAGATGTTCAGCTCGGCCATTTCGTTCAGGAAACACGTGGCATGGACGCACAAGAAGAAGGTGTGCATACAGGAAGATGGCGCGTATATCTGCGCGGTTTGCGATTACAGGACGCTTAAGAAGAGTCTTTTCGCGGCTCACTTGGAAAGGAAGCACGAAACTTGGTCTAGAAAACGACCCAATAGCATGTTATTCCCTTGCGCTGCCTGTGGCTTCGTGTGCAGATCGAAGCACTCGTTGCAATCGCACTTTATTAGAAAACACACCGATCGGTACGAGCATCAGTGCAAGTTTTGTCCAAAGAAGTTCAAAGTGAAAGGCGATCTGACCAACCACATACGGTTCCACCATAAAGAAAAACCGATTAACTGTCCCGTGTGTGGAAAACTATGTCAGAATACTGGCTCTCTTTACGTACACCAAAAATGGGCACATTTTAAACCTAAGTACGAGTGTCATATATGCAAACGACGCATGGTCACACAGGAAAATCTCGACCAACATCTGCTAACGCAGCACGAGAAAAGGGAGAAGATAGTATGCGCCGAATGCGGAAAAACGTTCACCAAAAAAGATTCTTTTAAAAGGCACATGGCAGTGCACACAGGATGCAAGCCACATTCCTGTCTAATCTGTAATAAACCATTCGCGAGGAGATCTCAGCTACGCCAACATTTGCTCATTCACACTGGGAAGAGGCCTTTTGTCTGCGACATTTGCGGGAAAGCGTTCACGCAGAAGCCTGGTCTGATCTGTCATAGGAAAACTCATCCTGGACCTCATCCTCCTTTACCTGTGATGCCAATTGCGGATATCGTGAAAGAGTTCACCGAAGGTTACGTACAGGAGATAAACGCACGTGAAAACGAGGAGAGGATTGAGGAGGAAGCGTag